Part of the Solanum pennellii chromosome 10, SPENNV200 genome is shown below.
GCCAAGAATCCCACATAGCATTCAAAGACCTTTATATCCGATTTAGACATGCAAGCTTCAACGCCACTTACAACCGAGAGTTCAAGATCTCGTACAGAGAATGGAACGAGATTCGTCCTCTAGCATTTGTTGTGGCGTTATTGGGAATAATGGTCTTCCCTCATGGTCCAAGTTTGAGTATTAATACCCTAGTTATAACACTCGTGCACACCTTGTTCAAAGGGTATGAGAACCAAGGGACAACAAAATACTATCCTATAGCTCCGGTCATCCTGTCCGACATGTATCGAGCCTTGGGAAAGTGTAAAGAGGGACATCGATACTTCCAAGGATGCAACTTGCGCCTCCAATGGTGGATCCTCGCCATTTAGCGAAGGGTGTTGGGACTCGGGAGCTGCATACTCTCGACAAAAAGAATACCCTTAAGGATTTAAATCACCTGTTATACTGGGCAAATATGAACAATTGgagaacaagggggagatgggctCAAATATTCTCCGAATTGAGAGAAGAAGACCTTCAATGGATGCTCGACTATTTTATCCCCAAAGAAGTCTTCGTGGAGAGCCGCAGACAGGTTGTGCTTCCTCTACCAGGTATTCGGGGAATTCGCCCTTATGCACCATTTTGAGTCTTACGACAGTTCGAGAGGAGACAAACTGTACCCAAAGAAGCGTACTATGGCGcttatgtatatgatattaGAGATGATAGAGTGCACGATGCGTCTGAAATGTTCAGAGAATGGAAAAGCGCCAGGCGTATGGATAAAGACACCATCGCCCCTGACCGATTTAATGCTGGGTATGACAAGGGTTACAAAGAATGGCTGAAGAAGGACATACAAAACGTCTCTTTTCAAACCCCGCGTAGCTTTCACAGCATAACGGGCAGAGAAGCCAAAGCAGTGGACGAGCTATAAGAGGTAAAGAAAGAGGCCAAAGAGGTGTACGCTAAGTTTGTCGAGAACCAAGATGCTCTTAAGAGGGTTACTCAAGAGGCTGAAAAACTGAGGCGTGGTTATGATGATTTCGATACCTGGATCAAGGAGAAAATCAAGAGGATGTGATACGAGAGCTTGGAAGACAAAGGACGCCTGGGTGAAGGATTCTTGCTGATGTTGAGATATATGTTTCAGCAATACAAGACTCAGGGAGACGGCGACGGAGCAGGATCATCTGGAGCGGCATAGTGGACTTCGCCCCTGCGTGggtttttatatgtattaacATTGTTTTTAGCCCCTGTGTGGGCCTGCCTTTATTGCACTTTCAAATCACCCCTGCGTGGGTTTGTCTTTGATATTTATTTCCCCTTTGTGAACATTATTATTCACTAGTAAAATTTATCTTGGGGGGAATTGTTTATTTGGTTTAAGTTCAcacgtacatcattcaaatacactaggcctacccttggcacaaaagggtcccCCTGTATGTTTTAGGACGCAACATACGTGTGTTTAACTGCTTATGTTCtatgttgctatgaatgagAATATCGTAAACCTACTCCTATCCAGAAATTTCCAAAGAATATACAGAAGTCACTATTACAAAATGACCAACCGAAATTTCCAAGTCTTGAGTTTCTCATTCAAAAGATGTCCCCTATACCACAAATCCTGAAACATCCATTCTACCGTCTCAGGAAAGGCAAAATCACCGCTATGGACAAAGGTAAGAACATCCAGATGGAACTCACTGAAAAAGAACTACAGAGAAAGATCGAACAGACCACTTGGGAAATTCAAGAAGGCAAGGAAGAAGGGCTTATAGTCGACATGGCCACCGCAATTTACAAAGCTGCAACCGTGACGTTTGATGAGGATCTGGCATCACAGATGAAAAGTAAGAAAGATGTTGGGATGGAGACAGAGAGCTTGAGAGAGAAATTGGACATACTTCGGTTAAAAGTGCAAGAAAgagaagcgagagaggcgagaatAGATTCGGAGACCGCCGCTCTGTTAGCTAAAAGTGTGTCACTTGACAAGGAGCTGAAAAAGGAAATGGAAGAATTCGCCTCCATGAGAGAAAGGATGGCTGCACTAAGGAAGAAGAACAGAGCCTTCCATAGCAACATGATTGATAAACTTCGGAAGATGGGCGAAAAATACCCCGCCTATGAGCAAGGAGCCAATAGTGGTCCCGACAACGCTCACCCTGAAGTGACTAAGGAAGACGACGACGAGGAAATCGTCTACAAGCCTCCATTCCTAGGTCGTCTGAAAGGAAGAGACTAATGCTGcaacaagaaggaaaatgaCTAGCGTGTCGTTATCATttcatctttaaaaaaaaaaaagaagactcTACTGTTGTatttcaatttccttgtaatcgtaatgaatgaatgaatgaaaaaattttcttttgtactcgaactacgttgggcctaaattctccttgtgagatacgtaggcagccttccCAGGACCGGCacctatctttaaaaattttcattctccccttcATGTTGCGAGAAGATACGAAGATCACATCAACAGACGTCGAAAAACAGTTGTAAGAAGACCGTAGCTCAAAGTGATTTAGCCTTTCTGAGACAGCCTCCAAAACTAAAACAGGCAAACTCCTGCTTGTCAAAAAATGTATTTTCGTCCTCACTCGGGGGTTaaagatatcctcaaacaaagcaacttgtgtgtttaACTGCTTTctatgtgatattatgcattttgtactcTGAATCTGCACTAACAAATCTggctttgagttgttttccttctcAGGTACTTTGAAACTGATTGGTGTCGATCAAAAGCTGGCAGATCATCTTTATTTCACCAGATCAAAAGGTCCCGCAGATTCCTTCCCTAGACAAAGCTCAGACAGAGGAAAGGCAGTTATGGGGGataataatgaagaagtgaGTCTTACTAATGTTGTGGTGTCTCAACCCACCGTAGCAGAACAGAATGAGTTGATTATGCAGCTGATGCAGCAGATTGCCGAGATGAGGGTGGAAATGCAACGGAGGCAGGATTTGCCTCCACCTGGATTTGCTGCCAACTCCGTTGATGGGAGGCCTCCAATGTACTTCCCTTCCTCAAATATGGATCCAACCCGAAACCAGCCGTCTACACCTGTTCAGAATCCTTCGGTTAAGATCTGACTACCCAAAACCCACAATATGCTTCAGCATCCTACCAAACTCCATCTCCTCTTCAAAACAACCATCCCCAAATGTCACCCCATCCTCAAAATACTCACCATCAAATCGCTCCACTgccaaaaaatcaaaatcaaaatcaaaaccaaaatgcTTTCAATCCCCAAACACCCCACCATCACTTAAATCAGAATACCAATCCTCAACCTAACCGCAGAATTATTTAACTGCCCAAAATGCTCAAAGTCCTTCTGTAGCTCCACCCCTACTAAAGAGAGCAACTTTCCAAGTTCCCGTCCCTGCCGAGCACAATGTGCACGGTTTTGAGCTGGACCATTACTAGGAACAGGAAAAGGAATGGAGGGAAAAGGAAGATGTAAAGGTCGATATAAGAGAAGAGATTAAGAAGGCCATGAAGGAGCTCCAATGCATCCCCGACAACGCTGGACTTAGTTATGAGGACTTGTGTATCCACCCAAATTTGGATCTTCcagaagggttcaagattccgAAGTTTGATACCTTCGGAGGAGTGGGCAACCCTATGGCTCATTTGAGAGTCTACTGTGACCAGCTCGTGGGAGTTGGAAGGGATGAAGCTTTGATGATGCAGCTTTTCAACCGAAGCCTGTGTGGGGAGGCTCTTGAATGGTTTACCTCACATGAAACCAGCCAATGGCCCAGCTGGAATGCATTGGCCAAAGATTTTATTGATCAATTTGCTTACAACGTAGAAATTGTTCCCGATCGATACTCTTTGGAGAATATGAAGCAAAAATCAACCGAAAGCTATAGGGAATTCGCTACAGGTGGAGAAAAGAAGCGGCAAGGGTAAGGCCACCCATGACTGAGAAAGAAATCGTTGAAGTGTTCGTGCGCGTGCAAGAGCCAGAATATTAcgatagaatcatgttgctcgTTGGAGCAAAGTTTGCTGAGATAGTCAAgattggtgagactatcgaagacGGTTTAAAATCAGGAAAGATAGCCCGTGTAGCCGCATCACCTGGGTCTTCAGGTTCgttgagaaagaaaagagaagaagttgttgCTATTTCATATGGGGGAAGGAAAACCCCCAGAAGTTCATCATATTCCCATGATCGTTCCCAGCCTTCCCCAAAGTCCTACCAATCTTGTTACACGCAATCTAGTCATCCCAATAATCAGAATGCTACCTCTATTTATCGAAACGTACAAGCTCCCGTGTACCAAAGTCCACCCCTCAATTACCAAAGTTCGTTTCCTATTTACACAAATCATCCTCCACCCTACCAAATTCCATCTCCCTACCAAGGTGTTGCTCCCAACTGCGCTAACGTACAGTCGAGTTACCAAGCACCCCCTCCTGtttatcaagtccaagctccactGTACCGAAATCCTCCTCCGAATTACCAAGCTCCATCGCCAAATTACCAAACAAATCCATATCCCAGAAGCCAAGCTCCCCGTCCAAATACCAAAAATTATCAACAGGGGGCTCCTCCTCAACAAGACAATTATGACCCTCCCCGACCCAAATTTGAGAAGAGACCTTCACGGAACTTTACTGCACTTGCTGAAAGTCGGACAAAACTGTATGAGAGACTGGCTGCGGCTGGATACATCCACCCTGTGGGGCCCAAACCTGTAGATGTCAATTCAAAGTTCTACAAACCCGATcagagatgtgcttatcattccaacagtgttgggcatgatactgaagattgtatcaacctcaagcacaaaaTACAGGATCTGATTGATCAAGAGGTAGTCTCTCTCCAACCGGGAGCACCAAATGTCAACACAAACCCGTTGCCGAATCATGGAGGCAGCAATGTCAATATGATCAAGACATATGAAGACTGGTGTTGAACGAAGATGATTACTCCCATCGTTCACGATGATTTGGAAGGAGCTGTCGCTTCTTTAAGCAtcaaagaaaagagagagtttgTTATTTTGACACCTGCAAAGGCTGTTGCCTTGGTGCCGTCAGAAACTCTCGTCAAGCCTAAGTTTGTTATTGAAATTGCTGCTGCTCAAGGCATGACCAGGTCTGGAAGGTGTTACATTTCTGACGAGCTTGCTCTCGGAGGACAGAATAAGGATCAGGCTAAGAGGCCGATAAGCGAAGGAGAAGCGGAGAAATTATGGAGGAAAATGTAACCAAAAGATTATTCCATCGtcaagcatttggagaagactCCAGCTCAGATATCCGTATGGGCCCTGCTGATGAGCTCTCAATCCCACAGGCAAACCTTAGTGAAAGCTCTCGATGATACATACGTACCCGCGGGCACAAGAAGCAATAACGTGGCCGCCATGATTCATCAGGTTATTCGAGGGCACCGAATCAACTTTTGTGATGATAAGCTGCCTATTGAGGAAAGGTGTCACAACAAGGCATTACACATCACTGTAGTATGCAGCGAAAAGGTTGTCAACCGCATCCTAGTAGATGATGGATCTGGTTTGAATATCTGCCTGCTGTCGATGTTAAAGAAGCTAAGATTTGACCTTGGGAACTGTAGCAAAACCAAGTTAACGTGAGAGCCTTTGATGGGGTTCAGAGAGACACGTTAGGAGCGGTGAATTTGACCATTCAAATGGGCCCTGCAGAGTTCAGCGCGCAATTTCAAGTATTGAATATAGATACCAGTTACAACCTTCTTCTGGGAAGGCCGTTCATCTATATGGCTAGAGTCTTCCCCTCTACTCTCCATAAGATGATGAAGCTCGTATGGAAGAATGAAGAGTTGGTTATTCATGGAAAGGGGAGTCACCTTGGCAGACAGGTGCCAATCATTGATGAGATATCGCGAGGTACATACTTTCACACGGTGGAGCTGGTGAATGCCACCGGTGAAGACTTGGCCCCACAGACTCCATTGCTTGCCGTGTACAAGATGATAGCCACTATGATGCTGCAGAATGGTTTTGAGCCAGGGTTCGAATTGGGAAGAGATTTccaaggaattattgagcctGTTCCGGTCCTCGTTAAGGGATCcagatatggtttggggtacatccccacagATGATGACATGAAGGTGAAGCAGAAAAATGATCAAGCCTTGACTGGGTCGATTCCACATCTGTATCAATCCTTTCCAATCCGGGAGTATGCCGAGCATGAAGACAttagggaaggaatctgtgacATCTTCGAGGAGATCAATGTTGTTGTCGAGGAAAAGGTCGAGCTAGCTAGTATTCGCGATGCTAAGCCAGGAGAGGTGTTGCAGAACTGGACCTCCATGCCGATTCTGATACCCCAAACTCTTCGGTAGAAAGGCGTCATTTCATGCACATTAAAATCGGTGGTAGTCCAaaagaggcccgagacccaccattttgcattttcttGACTGTTCAAATTTTCGAATTTTCGTTGTTATGTTCAAAAGGCAACATGGCCCATGCCATGACCAAAGTTTGCATTGTTTTTAAATGAAAGCCTCTttgtttttaactttatttatttaagtcgTTTGTTATACCTTACTTTCCTAACTTtgtctgtttatgatttcagtaacaTAAGTTATagacctgccaatgtcatgtcatgtcatgtcacgagctaaatgaacaaaatgagggAGGTGATGATGAGGTTGATGATTATGAATAAGAAAATGGGGAACCAGATTATGTCGCCGAGGAATTTCGGCAGTTCGAGAATCAGCATAAACAAAATCTAGAGGAAACGGAAATGGTGAATTTGGGACATCCGGAATGTGTTAAAGAGGTTAAGATCAGCACCcacctaaatgaagctcagaaaaAGGGCCTAGTTCATTTGCTTGctgaatatattgatgtgttCGTTTGGGAAGTCGGTGACATGTAAGGGTTGACTACCGATGTCATATCTCATAAGCTGCCGATTAACCCGAGGTTCGATCCAGTGAagcaaaaaactcaaaaattcaagcctgaactgagtttgaagattaaggaagagatcaccaagcaaatagagtcccgATTGGTAGAAGTGACACAATATCCAACTTGGCTGGCCATTGTTGTTCCGGTCGccaaaaaagatgaaaaaatcaGGATTTGTGTTGACTATAGATATCTTAATAAAGCTAGCccgaaggataattttccgttgctgaatattcatattttgattgacaATTGTGCCAAGCACGAAATGCAGTCATTCGTGGATTGTTACGCAGGCTACCACCAAATTCTGATGGATGAAAAGACGCAGAAAAGACGGCTTTCATTACACCTTATGGTGTATATCATTACAGAGTGATGCCGTTTGGCCTCAAAAATGTGGGTGCCGCCTATATGAGAGCCATGACGACTatatttcatgacatgattcataaggagattgaAGTGTATGTGGATGACGTCATAATCAAATCCCGCGAGAGTTTGGACCACTTGACACATCTAAGGAAATTCTTTGATCGTATGCGTCgttacaacttgaagttaaacCCCACCAAATGCGCTTTTGGAGTTCCTGCATGAAAATtattgggatttatagtcagcagaaggtgtattgagctcgacccttctaaaattaaagcaattcaagagttacctccgccAAAGACGAGAAAAGAGGTATGAGTTTCTTAGGAAGGTTAAATTACATCAGTCGATTTATAGCTCAATCAACCGTGGTGTGTGAGCCCATTTTCAAGCTACTGAAGAAAGACGCCCGGACAAAGTGGACTAAAGAGTGTTAGACTGCttttgatgctatcaagaactatttctCCAACCCAGCGGTATTGGTTCCTTCGCGAGAGGGAAATCCTTTGTTGCTGTACCTGTCGGTCTCAGATAGTGCATTCAGATgcgtacttggtcaacacgacGAGACAGGAAAGAAGGAGAGGGCTATCTATcatataagcaagaagtttactccataCAAGTCTTGTTACACTTTGTTGGAGAGAACGTGTTGTGCTTTGACGTGGCTTGCCCAGAAgctgagacattatttgtcttcaTATACTACATACCTCATTTCCAGAATGGATCCACTGAAGTATATCTTCCAAAAGGCGATGCCGACTGGAAAGTTAGCTAAGTGGCAAATGCCGTTGAGTGAATTCGacattgtgtatgtgactcataaAGTGATAAAGGCACAAGATTTGGCCaatcatcttgcagaaaatcccGTTGATGAAGAGTACGAGCCACGtaagacttattttcacgatgaataagtgtcatttgtgggtgaGGATATTTCTGAGGCATATCCAagttggagattattctttgataGACCGGCGAATCATCAAGGTAAAGGTATTAAAGTAGTCTCAGTGTCAGAATCCGGTCAGCACCATCTCATGGCGGCTAAGCTTCGATTTAATTGCACGAACAACATGGCCgaatacgaagcttgtattcttggtttgaaaatggccatcgaCATGAATGTCTATCAGTTGTTGGTTATTGAAGATTTAGACCTCTTAATTCATCAAGTTTAAGGGGAATGGGCTGTGAAGAACCCAaagattataccttacgtaCAATATGTGTAGAAGTTGTGCAAAAGGTTTCGTaagatcgagttcagacatactcccagaatacagaatgaattggccgatgctcttgccaccatcgCTTCGATAATTAAACATCCGAATACTGATTATATTAATCCTCtggatatagagttgaaagaacatccaGTCCATTGTTCCCATGTTGAAGCAGAACCGGACGGTTTGCCTTGGTATTTTGACATAATGAAGTACTTGGAGTCTGGAACTTATCCCGAAGACGCTACGTCCAATcagaagaagtcgatacgccGTATGGACCTCAGTTTCTTTTTAAGTGGAAAAAtcctttataggaggactccagatttgggTCTTCTAAGATGCGTTGATGCCGTCGAAGCTGCGAGgcttattgaacagatacatgtCGGAGTTTGTGGCACGCATATGAATGGGCTCACTTTGGCAAGAAAGATCCTTCGAGCCGATTActtctggatgactatggagaatgattgttacaagtttgtgcaaaaatgccacaaatgtcaagtgcacggtgaTTTGATCAGAGTGCCACCTCATGAActtaatgctatgagttcaccttggccatttgtagcttggggaatggatgtcatcggtccaATAGAGTCAGccgcttctaatggacacatatttattttggttgctattgattatttcaccaaaTGGGTGGAAGTAGCTTCTTACAAGTCAGTAACCACGAAAGTTGTggctgattttgttcgcaacaattTGATATGCAGATTTGGAGTGCCAGAATCCATCActactgataatggtgcaaatctcaacagtcacCTGATGAGAGATATTTGTGAACAGTTTAAGGTCACTCATCGGAATTCAACTACTTATCGTCCCCAAATGAACAGAGCTGTAGAGGCcgccaataagaatatcaaaaagattttgaggaaaatgattgacaagcATAGAGGTTGGCATGAGATGTTACCATATGCTTTACTGGGTTATCGAACGACTGTTAGAACATCGACTGGTGCTACTCCATACTTATTAGTATATGGAACAGAGgcagtcatacctgctgaagttgaGATACCGTCATTcagaatcatccaagaagctgagttAAGTAACGCTGAATGGGTTAGCAAGCGGATTGATCAACtaactttgattgatgagaagagaatggttaTCGTCTGTCATGGTCAATTATATTGGCAGAGAATGGTTCGTGCCTTTCACAAAAAGTAAGAGCCAGAATTTTCAAAGTAGGTTAGTTGGTTCTTAAGcatatttttcctcatcaagacgagTACAAAGGAAAATTCGCACCAAACTGGCAAGGTCCTTACATGGTTCGTAAAGTATTAActggaggtgctttggtcctgtcAGAGATGGATGGCACCGTATGGCCTAAACCTATCAACTCGGATgttgtcaagagatactacgtgTGAAGCTTCGGTTTGCATTTCTGTTATTTACTTGTAATCATTctgtttgcttgtatttgttttgcttaaaattttaatcctcttgtaatgaactacgtctgacttGAATTcgcaagaatgagatacgtaggcggcctatgtcggcttcGGTCACCCCATTTACCCTTTTAATATTTccttgtatttgaactacgttcgacctgaattctcaagaatgagatacgtaggtggcctatgtcggcctcggtcggttCTTTGTAAACTTCTTATTTTGCCAACCTTTGAGGGGGGGGGgagaactacgtttgacctgattcctacctcaacgggatacgtaggtgcctcaagggttcggtcatatctTCCGTAAGGtttcttttcctctttacaATAAAACTGAgacaaaatttttgagagggactcaaaaattctcaaaaaagaGATTCTTCCTCAGCAAGTCAAGACAGAAGATATTTCTAGATttgcaactgggacagaatttttgagaagatctcaaaaattcctCGATCTGCTCAGTTGCAGTGGAAAGATAAACAAGACAGTTAACTGagacagaaattttgaggatgaccTCAAAATTTCAGCACAGATTTATCTGCAAGTCCGGAGCGACTCTGAAAACTCCCCAGCGAATGATCAGATAGGCCTTCAAGTATCAGAAtcaaagaagtttgttaagcCTGATATGACATGACTTGGCAGAGACCTTTTTTAGATACTATTTCTcgaaaatttatttctcttaaattttcccttttacgtttcatttgttttggcataaaatattttgtctcatCCATCAAGAGTCGGGAGGTTGGAAAATCAACCGAAGTTAGCAGGACAAGGAGAAGACAGCTGAAGAAATCGACGCAGatcagtttgtttttaaaaactgaaaatttttttgtggacgcaGGTTTATAGCTTTGCTCTGAAATCAGCAAATTCTTCCGATggatgaatatggagaagtcaaaGGAGGAGAACACTATCccaaaatcaataatttttcttAGAAGCAGGAATCATTTTATATCGCTTATGTCGGAgacttgggaatatgaattgtttatttcaataaatctcaaacaacatgaaatttataaagaacGTCCAGCTAGATTCGAAGGTGAATCAAGCGAAAATCTCAAGGAAAGTTTACGATTTTCGTAAAGGACGTCATTTGCATCATAATGTCGGATATGATACTATGCATTACCCGGAGGGTACAATTATTTTACTATTGATCAAGATGATATACTATCTGGAATTCATTTTACCGTTATCATCGTTGGAGGCGATACGATATTCATACATCGcgaaagatcatgcatcgcgagtcgaTATCCATGCATCatggaagatcatgcatcgcgagtcataATTCATgaatcgcggaagatcatgtaTCGCGAGtcgatattcatgcatcacggaagatcatgcatcgcgagtcaaatttatgcatcacgagaagattccatgcctCGTCGAAATTTATTcttcgcgagaagattccatgcctcgtcgaaatttatgcatcacaaGAAGTTTTCATGCCTCgatgaaatttatgcatcgcgagaagattccatgcctcgcaaaatttatgcatcacgagaagattccatgcctcgtcaaaatttatgcTTCGCgggaagatttcatacctcgcagaagtttatacatcacgagaagattccatgccACATTGAAATTTACatatcgcgggaagatattcattccCCACTAGAAAGCATGCGctacccaaaaaataaaatagcgCATTccaagagaaatatttatccATCGGTATCAACTGCATTCTCTTATTTTGATAAAACATCAGGAAGAGCATCGAAGACGACATCACGAGAAATACTAGCATACTGCATCAACT
Proteins encoded:
- the LOC107001474 gene encoding extensin-2-like is translated as MTEKEIVEVFVRVQEPEYYDRIMLLVGAKFAEIVKIGETIEDGLKSGKIARVAASPGSSGSLRKKREEVVAISYGGRKTPRSSSYSHDRSQPSPKSYQSCYTQSSHPNNQNATSIYRNVQAPVYQSPPLNYQSSFPIYTNHPPPYQIPSPYQGVAPNCANVQSSYQAPPPVYQVQAPLYRNPPPNYQAPSPNYQTNPYPRSQAPRPNTKNYQQGAPPQQDNYDPPRPKFEKRPSRNFTALAESRTKLYERLAAAGYIHPVGPKPDLIDQEVVSLQPGAPNVNTNPLPNHGGSNVNMIKTYEDWC